A single Leptolyngbya ohadii IS1 DNA region contains:
- a CDS encoding DUF4327 family protein, producing the protein MTKGVMNQQVAHPMEKLQRQVRSLVQSKVLKPSDRIWKIAFLYGDDWAFWKRELQDFDFSMQDTIESLLAVETWEEDE; encoded by the coding sequence ATGACAAAAGGTGTTATGAACCAGCAGGTTGCTCACCCGATGGAAAAATTGCAGCGACAAGTTCGCTCGCTTGTCCAGTCCAAAGTGCTGAAGCCCAGCGATCGCATCTGGAAAATTGCCTTCCTCTACGGGGATGATTGGGCGTTCTGGAAGCGTGAGCTACAGGATTTTGACTTCTCAATGCAGGATACGATCGAGTCGCTGCTTGCAGTTGAAACCTGGGAAGAGGACGAGTAG